The Clostridia bacterium DNA segment TTAAAACAGCCTACAGCATATTTATTTTTTTTAGCATCTGCCAGCATTTGTTTCATTGAAACTAGAGCCATTTTCCCAGTCCTCTCTTTTATTATTTATATATACTCTTTACTGCAGGATAAATCTTTTTGTAATCTAAAAATTTTTGTGCATATATATTTGTAAGTTTAGGGTCAGGGTAATATTCTTTTTTTACTCTTATAAGTCTTGAAGCAGCCTGATCTACCGACTTATATGCACCGCTTGCCGTTCCAGCAAGCATAGCAACTCCTAATGTCCCCGCTTCAGCTACATTAAGAGATACTATCTTTTTACCTGTCATATCTGCTTTTAGCTGTAACCAATAATCTGACTTAGCCCCTCCTCCTACTGCCCTTAATTCATCAATATATATGCCTGCTCTTTCCAGGCATTCTATATTCACCATCATCTCATAATTTGTTGCTTCCAATACTGCTTTTATTATTTCTGATTTGTCAGTATCCAAAGATAGCCCTACCATAGCTCCTTTAGAATCTGTATCCATATAAGGAGTGGCAGCTCCCGAAAAATGCGGAAGAATAAATATATCGGAAGGTTCTTTCTTTGCATTTTTTATTATAAGGTCATATACATCCACTCTCTTTTGCTGGGCTATCCTTTTTTCTTCAAATGCAAAGGTATCTCTATACCATTTAAGCAAACTTCCAGATGTAAAATTAAAAGCATAGGTTACATACATGTCTTTTTTAAGATGTGGTACACATGCAAAATTATACTTGACCATTTCAGGCGATAATACAGGTTTATCAAAAGCAGGGGTTATACATTCCACCGTACCCATACCATCCACAGCTTTTCTGCTTTCGGTTATACCTGCACCTAATGCAGCACACGGCTGATCGTGCCCCCCGGCTACCAACAAAACCCCTTTAGGAAGTCCTAGTTCATAGGCTATGTTTTTTGAAATTTGCCCTATTATACTTCCCCCTTGTACTGGGAATGAAAATTTATCTTGTTCTACACCTACACAATCTAATAT contains these protein-coding regions:
- a CDS encoding FGGY family carbohydrate kinase — encoded protein: MGILGLDVGTTGCKATVFDYQGNIKSSAYREYDVITPKPGWQELNPEKVWGSVKWVIKRSVQEYAGEEIKAISISSFGEAATPVDRDGNILYNSILYIDPRGEQEIGIIHEKLGNDRVLEITGSSIHPMYTLGKIVWIKENLPEIYKKTWKFLLYGDFIMYKLGAQPSIDYSLAARTMAFDITQKQWSDEILDCVGVEQDKFSFPVQGGSIIGQISKNIAYELGLPKGVLLVAGGHDQPCAALGAGITESRKAVDGMGTVECITPAFDKPVLSPEMVKYNFACVPHLKKDMYVTYAFNFTSGSLLKWYRDTFAFEEKRIAQQKRVDVYDLIIKNAKKEPSDIFILPHFSGAATPYMDTDSKGAMVGLSLDTDKSEIIKAVLEATNYEMMVNIECLERAGIYIDELRAVGGGAKSDYWLQLKADMTGKKIVSLNVAEAGTLGVAMLAGTASGAYKSVDQAASRLIRVKKEYYPDPKLTNIYAQKFLDYKKIYPAVKSIYK